The Gemmatimonadota bacterium DH-78 region ATCCCAGCGCGGCCATCGTGTCGCGGACGGCTTCGGCGCTCGTCCGGAGCGCGGCTTCCTCACTGTCGGTGAGCTCGACCTGGAGGATCTCCTTCAACCCGCCCTCGCCCAGCTTGCAGGGCACGCCGAGGAAGATGCCGTCCTGGCCGTACTCGCCCTTCAGATGCGCGGCACAGGGCAGGATCCGGTTCTTGTCCTTCACGATCGCCTCGGCCATCTGGACCGCGGCCGCCGACGGCGCGTAGTAGGCGCTGCCCGTCTTGAGGTAGCCCACGATCTCGGCGCCGCCCTTGCGGGTGCGCTCGATGAGCGCGTCGATGCGCTCCTGCGAGAGCATCTGCGTGAGCGGAATGCCGGAAATGGTGGTGTAGCTCACCAGCGGGACCATCGTGTCGCCGTGTCCGCCGAGCACCAGCGCCTGGATGTCCTCGACGCTGACACCCAGCTCGAGCGAGATGAAGGAGCGGTAGCGGGCCGTGTCGAGCACCCCCGCCATGCCGATCACGCGCTCGCGCGGGAAGCCGGTGGTGTCGAGCGCCACCTGAGCCATCACGTCGAGCGGGTTGGACACCATGATGATGATCGAATCGGGCGCGACCCGGGCGATCTCCTTCGAGACGCTGCGGACGATGCCCGCGTTGGTCTTGAGCAGGTCGTCGCGGCTCATGCCCGGCTTGCGCGCGATCCCGGCCGTGACGATGAAGATGTCGGACCCGGCGGCGGCCTCGTAGTCCTGGGCTCCGACCACATGCGAATCGAAGCCTTCGACGGGAGCACTCTCCCACTGGTCGAGGGCCTTGCCCTGGGGAATACCCTCCGCGATGTCGATCATCACGACTTCGCGGGCGAGTTCCTTCTCGGCGAGACGCTGGGCGCAGGTGGCCCCGACGTGCCCGGCTCCGACTACGGTGATCTTGTTGGCGCTCATGTGCCTGGAGGTTCGGCTCTGGAGGCGTCACGAGACGTCCGAAGTACGGACGTCCGTGCGGGATGGGATGGACGGCGTGAACCGCCGACGCAAGCTATTCGGGGCGCCAAACGGTGTCAACGCGACCCCGCGGCCCCACCCCCGTGCCTCAGCCGCCCGTCTGCGAGAGCGCGACCAGTCCGCCCGACCCCATCGTGCTTCCCTGCACCAGCTCGTGCCGCTCCGGCTTCACCCGCAGCGTCTCGCGGATGTGCGGCTCGAGCGCCTCTCCCGCCCGGAGCGGGGTGCGAAGGTCGGTCTGGAGATCGCCGAACAGGCAGGGGCGCAGCTGCCCGTCGGCCGTCAGCCGCATCCGGTTGCAGCGGTCGCAGAAGTTGTGGCTCATGGGGGTGATCACCCCGATGGAGCCGGCCGCGCCCGGAAAGCGGTAGTAGGTGGCCGGACCGTTGCCGGTGGGGCCCTCTGCGGGTTCGAGGTCGCCCAGCCGCCGGATGCGGCGGAGCGCCTCGGCGCACGAGATGTAGTTGTCGCGCGACAGGTCCAGGTTGGAGCCCGTGGGCATCACCTCGATGAAGCGCACGTGCCAGGGGCGTTCCCGGGTGATCTCGGCGAAGTCGCCGATCTCGTCGTCGTTGGATCCGCCGATCAGGACCACATTGATCTTGAGGGGGGCGAAGCCCATCTCCTCGGCGGCCCGGAGTCCCTCCATGATGCGGCCGTACGACCCCGGCCGGCGGGCGATGGCATCCACCCGATCCGGCCGCAGCGAGTCGAGCGACACGTTGACCCGGTCGAGCCCCGCGTCGCGGAGCGCCTCGGCCTGCTCGGCCAGGAGGACCGCGTTGGTCGACAGCGAGATGTCGTCGATCCCGGGGACCGCGCTGATCATGGCCACCAGGTCGGCGAGGTCGCGACGCACCAGGGGCTCGCCGCCGGTGAGCCGCACCCGCCGGAGCCCGAGCGGCGCCATCACCCGCACGACCTCGGCAATCTCCTCGTAGCTCAGAAGGGCGTCGCGCTTGAGCCAATCGAGCCCCTCGAGCGGCATGCAGTAGACGCAGCGCAGGTTGCACTTGTCGGTGACGGAGATGCGGAGGTACTCGATCCGCCGTCCGAAGCCGTCGACCATCGGGCGCGTGTCGCTCATGAGCCGGGCGAGACGGAGGGGACCTGCCCGGCGACCCAGTCGGAACGGCCGTCGACGAAGTGCTCGTGCTTCCAGACCGGAAGACGCTTCTTGATCTCCTCGATCACGTAGCGCGACGCGTCGTACGACTCCGCCCGATGGGGAGTGGAAACCGCGATCGCCACGCTGACCTCGCCGAGGGTGAGTTCACCGGTGCGGTGAACCACCGCGAGGCGGTCGGTGCCGAACCGCTCGCCCGCCTCCCGCGCGATCTCGGAGAGCACGCCGTCGGCCATCGACGTGTAGGCCTCGTACGTCATTCCCGACACCGCGCGCCCCTCGGCGTGGTTGCGCACCGTGCCCAGGAACAGGATCACCGCGCCGTCGGCGTCGCTGCCCACCCGCGCGAGCACCGACGAGGGGTCGATGGGTTCGGGGCCGACCTGCGAGAAGATCACCTCACCCTCCCGCCACGGGAGGAATCAGCGCGATGGTGTCGTCGGCGCTCAGCGGCGTGTCGAGCGAGACGTAGCGCTCGTTGACGGCCACCGCGGGGGTGGCGGGCAACCGGTCGAAGGGGTGCCCTCGCTCGCGCAGCGTGCGCACGAGGTCGGCGGCGCGGGCGCCCTCGTCGAGCGACACCTCGAGCCGTCCGAGGCCCACCGTCTCGCGGTAGCTGGCGAAGAAGAGCGTCTCGACCCTCAAGGGTGCCCCCCACCTCCGCCCCGTCGGGGCCCCGACGGTACCTCGCCCGACCCACCGGACTGATCCCGGAGCCTGCGCACCCGCTCTTCGAACTGATCTCTGAGTGCGTAGAAGCGGAGGAGCTGACCGGGAGACAGGAACTCCAGTATCCGGGCCTGCTCGCGCGCGAAGAGGGACACCTCGGCTTCCTGGACCTCGATCAGGTCGTCGAGAATCTCCTTCGCCTCCACCGGCGGCAGCACCGCGTCGAGCTCCCGGAGTCGTCGCCGCAGCTCCCCGTTGCGCATGCCCAGCGCCCGCCGCTCGGGAATGAAGCTCTCCATCGTCTCGCGGAGTCGGACGGCCGTGCTCTCGTCGATCGCCAGTTCGTTGCGAATGAGCGAGTCGAACCGATCGCGCACGCGCTGCTCCAGGTGCTCGCGACCGTCGGGCGGCCCCTGTCGGGGCTGCGCCGTCACCCCTTCGGGCAGAATCGCGAGCAGGGTCAGAGCGAGGACTCCGAGAAGGCTGCGCAGCGTGTTCATCAGTCCATCTCCTCGAGCAGCTGGAGAAGGGCGTCGTCGGACAGATCGTCGAGTACGGGGGCTCCAGCCACGGTACCCTCGTCGCCGAACCAGGGCGATGGGAGCGTCTCGGTGAGCATGGCCGTCACCTCCGCCTCGTCGATCGCGACGTCGGAGCCCCCGACGGGGCCCATGCGCTCCATCAACACCGGCGTGGCCACCGCCAGAGCGAGCCCCGCCGCTGCGGCGAGCGCCCACTGCGGCGTGCGCCAGCCACGACGCACCGCCGGCGTCTCGGCGCCCACGGGCCGCCCGATCACCTCGGCTCGAACGGCCGCCTGCAGCCGGGCCTCGAGCCCGGCCGGAACGGGCCGGGGGGGCACGGCGGCGAGAAGCTGCACGACCTCGAGCGCCGCGTCGCAGTCGGCGCAGCCCTCGAGGTGGGACTGCACCCGGGCACGCCCCGCGTCGTCGAGCCGTCCGCCAAGGAACTCCGGCAGGCGATCCTGTACGTGGTCACATGTCGTCATCGGTCATCTTCTCCCTGAGTCGCCGGATCCCGTGGTGATAGTTCACCCGGGCCGCGCCCTCGGACGATCCGATCAGCTCTCCAATCTCGCGAAAGCCGAGTCCCTCGTCGATTCGCAGCGTAACCGCGAGTCGCTGCTTCTCGGGCAACATGTCGACGAGTCGCCGCGCTCGCGCCGCCTCGTCACGCAACACCACCGTCCGGTCGACCGCTTCCGCGGTATCGACCACCGGCCCGACATCGTCGAGCGCGGTCTCCCGCCTCCGGTTCCGCCGCCGCAGCGCCCCGCGCGCCTCGTTCATCACGATCGTGAGCAGCCAGGTGCGGAACCGCGCGTCTCCGCGAAACCGCTCCAGACCGCCGAAGGCCTTCACGAAGGCGTCCTGCACCGCATCTGCGGCCGCATCGTCGTCCCTCAGGACCCCGACCGCCACTCGAAAGGCCACTTCGTGATGCCTCGCGACCAGCCTGTCGAAGGCCGCCGGGTCACCCCGCCGTGCCGCTTCGATCAGAGCCTGATCGGCCTCGCCGGGAGATGGGGCCTCGTTCGTCACCGATGATCGGATGCGATGCGCGGGGGAAACGTTAAATCGTGCGAACCGGAGGGCGGGTACGACGAGGGCCCGGGGCGGACGAACGCCCCGGGCCCTTCTGCTGTCCCGGACTCGAGCGGTCGGATCAAGCGCCCTTCTTCTGGGAGCGCGCGACCTTGCCGCTGAAGTGCTTCGACGGCTTGAAGACGGGCACGGCGCGGGCGGGCACCTCCACCGGCTCTCCGGTGCGGGGATTGCGCGCCATGCGGCTCTTCCGTCGGCGGACCTTGAAGGTGCCGAATCCGCGAATCTCGATGTTCTCGCCGTTGATCATCGCGAGCTTCACCGCGTTGAGGAATCCGTCCACCACGAGGGCGCAATCCTTCTTGGTGATGCCCGGGCCAATGGCCTCGGCCACCTGTTCCACCAGATCCGCCTTCGTCATGCCTGATCCTCCGACTCATCGTCACCGTGGAAGCCGGGCCCGGCGTCGTCGCCGGATCCGTCGATTCGAGCACCGTACCACACCGGCGTCCCGAGCGTCAAGGCGCAATCCTCGCCCCAACCCTCTTGGGCATCACTCTTTGCGGGCCTCCATCAGCGCGATGAACCGATCGAAGAGGTAGCGGCTGTCGTGTGGGCCGGGGGCGGCCTCGGGGTGATACTGCACCGCGAACACGGGGCGATCGAGGTGCTCGATGCCCTCGATCGTACCGTCGTACAGGTTGCGGTGGGTGACCCTCAGCCGGGGCGCGCCCGGCACCTCGCGGTCCTCGCCCGCTTCCACGGCGAATCCGTGATTCTGTGCGGTGATCTCGACCGTGCCGCGGTCGAGGTTGGCCACCGGATGGTTCCCGCCGTGGTGGCCGAAGGGGAGCTTGTAGGTCCGCGCTCCGAAGGCCCGCGCGATCAGCTGCTGGCCCAGGCAGATGCCGAAGATCGGCACCCCGGCCTCCGACAGGCGCAGGATGGCATCGTGCGCGTGCGGAACGGCGGCGGGATCCCCCGGGCCGTTCGAGATGAACAGCCCATCGGGCTGGAGCGCGACGATGTCGTCGGCCGGCGTCGCCCCGGGCAGGACGGTCACCCGGCAGCCGCGCTCCGACAGCAGCCGGGGCGAGTGGGCCTTCACTCCGAAGTCGTAGGTGAGCACGTGAAAGCGCTCCTCGCCCACCGCGGCCACCTCGTAGCGCTGATCGGTCGTCACCCCGCACGCGAGGTCGAGCCCCTCCATGAGCGGGTGCGCCAGAATCGACTCCATCACCTCGTCAGGAGCGCGGTCCGCGGGTGCGATCGCCCCCCGCATGGCCCCCTTCGAGCGGATGTGGCGGGTCAGCGCCCGGGTGTCGATTTCCGCGATCCCGGTGATGCCGTGCTCCACGAGGTAATCGTGCAGCGACTGCTGCGAACGCCAGTTGGAGGGACGCCGCGCGGCCTCGCGCACGATGAAACCCGCCACCTGCGGCCCCGACGACTCGCGGTCCTCGTCGTTCACCCCGTAGTTGCCCTGAAGAGGGTAGGTCATGGTGACCAGCTGACCGGAGTACGAGGGATCGGTGAGGATCTCCTGGTAGCCGGTGATCGAGGTGTTGAAGACGACCTCTCCGAGAGCCGTGGCTTCGGCACCGAGGCCGACGCCGTCGAACCGGCGTCCATCTTCGAGCAGGAGGTAGGCGGGGGCGGACAGTGTGGGTCTCCGGTGTCGCGTGCTTCGTGGGTGCGGATCAGCCCGTAGTCTATCATCCCGACGGGCCGCTGTCGCCCCTTCGAGCCTCGGTCCGACCCGAGTGGTGGCGGCCGGCGCTGCGGGGGGGCGCACTCGTTCCGGCTCAGGCTACTCGCCGATCCCGCGCGGGGTTCCCCGATGCCTTCCGCCGTCTACCTTTCCTCCACCACGACCCCTTCGCCCCGCAACACCGCGATCGCATGGAAACCGTGCACGTCCACGCCGACGAGAGCTGCCTCGGCAACCAGTTCAGGGACCGGGCCACGCCCGGTGGGGCCGGCGGCCTGGTCGAGCTGTGGCGAAGCGACCAGTGGGTTCGGCGCGACTACTGGGTGTCCGAGCCCGACACCACCAACAACCGCATGGCCCTGCGCAGCGCGCTCGAGCTCCTGGCGGCCCTGCGTCGCCCCTGCCGGGTGCGGTTCGTGTCGGACAGCCAGTACCTCGTGAAGGGGGCGCGCGAGTGGATGCCGGGCTGGAAGCGGCGGGGGTGGAAGCGCAAGGCGGGCCCGATCGAGAACCTCGACCTCTGGCAGCGCCTCGATGTCGCGATGCAGTCCCACGACATGACGTGGGAGTGGGTGAAGGGTCACGCCGGGCATCCGCGCAACGAGTACGCCAACGAGCTCGCCACCCGCGCCGCCCGCGAGCAGAACCAGTCGGGGGGTCTGGTGGACTCGGGGTTTCAGGGGTGGCTGGAAGGTGAGCGCGAGAAGGGGCGCTACCTCGACTTCTTCGAGTTTCAGGCCCCCGCCGGCGGCTGATCCACCACGCGCCGATCGAACACCTCGGAGAAGGCCGTCACCACGGCCGCCTCCACCCGGGCGGGGTCGGGTGCCGACCCGAGAGCCTGCGCCATGCTGGTGACCGCGCGATCGGCGATCCCGCAGGGCACGATCACCCCGAAGCGCGAGAGGTCGGGGTCGACGTTGAGCGCGAATCCGTGCGAGGTGATCCACCCAGACGACACCCGCACCCCGATGGCCGCCACCTTCCCCTCCGGAAGCCACACGCCGGTGAGCCCGTCCTCGCGACCCGCCTCGAGACCGAAGGCGGCGAGCGCCCGGATGAGCACCTCTTCGAGGTCGCGCAGATAGCGGTGAAGGTCGGTGCGATCGGGCTTCAGGTCGAGCACCGGATAGCCCACGAGCTGGCCCGGTCCGTGGTAGGTGACGTCACCGCCCCGCCCCACTTCGGCCAACTCGTAGCCCCGCGCCCGAAGCTCGTCCTCGGCCAGGAGCAGATTCTCGGACCGGGTACTCGTGCCGAGGGTGAGCACGGGATCGTGCTCCACCAGGTACAGGGTGTCGGGCACCTCACCCGCTCTGCGAGCGCGTACCCGCTCCGCCTGGAGGTCGAGTCCGGACCGGTAGCCGAGGCGACCGGTCCGGACGACCTCCAGAGGGCGTCGTTCGTCGATCAGGCGTCCTCGGGGAAGTTCTCGAGCACGTCCTTCAGACGGGCGAGGAACCGAGCCGAGTCGGCCCCGTCCACCAGGCGGTGATCGTACCCGATGCTGAAGAGCGACCGCTTCCGCACCGCGATCGAGTCGGTGCCGGTGGCCTCGTCCTCCACCACCACGACTCGCTTCTCGATCGCCCCGGTTCCGAGGATCGCCGAGGTGCCCTTCGGGATCACCGGCATGCCGACGAGGGTGCCGAGCACTCCGGGGTTGGTGATCGAGAAGGTCGCGCCCTGAACATCCGACGGCTGCAGCTTCCGGCTGCGCGCCCGGTCGGCCAGATCGATGATCTTGCGACCGATCCCCACCAGCGAGAGGTCGTCGGCGTCGTGGATCACCGGCACGATCAGCCCCGGGTTGAGATCCACGGCCATGCCCAGGTTCACGTTCTTGCGGTAGATGATGTTGTTGCCCGAGACCGTGGCGTTGATCATCGGGAACTCGTGCATCAGCCGAGCGCAGGCCCAGGCCACGAAGGCCGTGTAGCTCACCCGCGCACCCTGCTCCTTCCACTTCGCCTTGTTCGCCGCGCGAATGCGATCGATCGAGGTGAAGTCGATCTCGATCACCGAGTGCACGTGGGGCGCCACCCGCTTGGCGAGCACCATGTGCTCGGCGGTGAGCCGGCGGATCTTGTCCATCGGCTCGACCTTGTCGTTGGCGCGCACCGGGAACTCCGGGTGCTCGACCTTGCCGTAGAAGGTCTTCCAGAAGTCCGACGGCTCGACCGAAGCCGCGGGCTTCGCTGCGGGCGCCTTCGAGGCGGCGGGAGCGGCCGCGGGGGCCGGCGCCGCGGCGGGGCCGCCCTTCTCGATGAAGTCGAGAATGTCCTGCTTCGTCACCCGGCCCGCGTGGCCCGATCCGGCCACCTGAGCGATGTCGATGCCGTGCTCCTCGGCGATCTTGCGGACCACCGGCGTGGAGCGGGTGCGGAGGCGGTCCTCCGCCGATCCCGGCTCGGCGGTCGGCGCGGAGGCGGCGGGCGCCGACGCGGCGGGCGCGGCGGCCGGCTCGGCCGCCGGGGCCTCGGCGGCAGCCGGCTTCGACGCCGGAGCCGCGGCATCGGGGGCGCCGCCCTCGGGATCGATGAAGGCCACGATCGTCCCGACCTCGACCGTCTCGCCCTCCTCGACCTCGATGGCCACGAGGGTGCCCGAAGCCGGCGCGGGGATCTCCGCGTCCACCTTGTCGGTGGAGATTTCGAGGATCGGCTCGTCACGCTCCACGGTGTCGCCGAGGGACTTCAGCCACTTCGAGACGGTGCCCTCGGCGATGGATTCGCCCATCTGGGGCATGGGGACTTCGATGCGAGCCACGCTCGTCGCTCCAGGATCAGTACACAGTGAGAGTCGGGGCGGGCCGTCGGGACGGCCGAACCGTTTGAGTTTACCGGAACCGCCCCGAGAGGCAAGACGTCCGGCGGGGGCCGCGGGGCCCCGGGTGCTTCAGTATCGGGCGAGGTAGCGAATCGCCTCCACGATATCGTCGACCGAGGGCAGGAACCGGTCTTCGAGGTCGGCGGCGTACGGCACCGGGCCGTCGAGCGCCGTCACCCGCAGCATCGGGGCGTCGAGCCATTCGAAGGCCCGCTCGCTCACCCGCATGGCGATCTCGCCGGCGATGCCCCCGGTGCGGGTGTCCTCGTGCACGATCAGCAGGCGACCGGTCTTCTTGACGCTGTCGACGATCGAGGCGTCGTCGAGCGGCAGAAGGGTGCGCAGGTCGACCACCTCCACCTGCACACCGTCGGCTTCGGCCACCCGCTCTGCGGCCTCGAGGCTCCGGTGCACCATCGCGCCGTACGACACGATCGTGACGTCGGCACCCTCGCGCGCGGTCCGCGCCTTGCCGATCTCCACCACGTAGTCGTCCCGGGGGAGCACTTCGCGCAGGCCGGGCGCCCGGTAGAGCCCCTTGTGCTCCTCGAAGATCACCGGCGCGTCGCTGCGAATGGCGGCCTTGAGCAGCCCCTTGGCATCGTAGGCGGTGCTCGGATAGACGATCTGGAGTCCCGGCGTGTGGAAGAAGGCCATCTCCACATTCTGCGAGTGGAAGGGCCCCCCTCGGTTGCCCCCGCCCACCGGTCCGCGGATCACGAGCGGCAGCGGCCCCGCGCCCCGATAGGCGCTGGTCGCGATGTAGTTCGTGAGCACGTCGTAGGCGGGGGAGATGAAGTCCATGAACTGCATCTCGACCACCGGCCGCAGGCCCATGTGCGCCGCGCCCGCCGCCGCTCCGGTGAAGCCGCCCTCCGAGATCGGGGTATCGATCACCCGGCGCTCGCCGAACCGCTCCAGGAAGCCGCGGGTGACCTTGAAGGCGCCGCCGTAGGTGCCGATGTCCTCGCCGAGCAGGAACACCG contains the following coding sequences:
- the mdh gene encoding malate dehydrogenase; the protein is MSANKITVVGAGHVGATCAQRLAEKELAREVVMIDIAEGIPQGKALDQWESAPVEGFDSHVVGAQDYEAAAGSDIFIVTAGIARKPGMSRDDLLKTNAGIVRSVSKEIARVAPDSIIIMVSNPLDVMAQVALDTTGFPRERVIGMAGVLDTARYRSFISLELGVSVEDIQALVLGGHGDTMVPLVSYTTISGIPLTQMLSQERIDALIERTRKGGAEIVGYLKTGSAYYAPSAAAVQMAEAIVKDKNRILPCAAHLKGEYGQDGIFLGVPCKLGEGGLKEILQVELTDSEEAALRTSAEAVRDTMAALG
- the moaA gene encoding GTP 3',8-cyclase MoaA encodes the protein MSDTRPMVDGFGRRIEYLRISVTDKCNLRCVYCMPLEGLDWLKRDALLSYEEIAEVVRVMAPLGLRRVRLTGGEPLVRRDLADLVAMISAVPGIDDISLSTNAVLLAEQAEALRDAGLDRVNVSLDSLRPDRVDAIARRPGSYGRIMEGLRAAEEMGFAPLKINVVLIGGSNDDEIGDFAEITRERPWHVRFIEVMPTGSNLDLSRDNYISCAEALRRIRRLGDLEPAEGPTGNGPATYYRFPGAAGSIGVITPMSHNFCDRCNRMRLTADGQLRPCLFGDLQTDLRTPLRAGEALEPHIRETLRVKPERHELVQGSTMGSGGLVALSQTGG
- a CDS encoding molybdenum cofactor biosynthesis protein MoaE is translated as MIFSQVGPEPIDPSSVLARVGSDADGAVILFLGTVRNHAEGRAVSGMTYEAYTSMADGVLSEIAREAGERFGTDRLAVVHRTGELTLGEVSVAIAVSTPHRAESYDASRYVIEEIKKRLPVWKHEHFVDGRSDWVAGQVPSVSPGS
- a CDS encoding MoaD/ThiS family protein; its protein translation is MRVETLFFASYRETVGLGRLEVSLDEGARAADLVRTLRERGHPFDRLPATPAVAVNERYVSLDTPLSADDTIALIPPVAGG
- a CDS encoding anti-sigma factor; translated protein: MTTCDHVQDRLPEFLGGRLDDAGRARVQSHLEGCADCDAALEVVQLLAAVPPRPVPAGLEARLQAAVRAEVIGRPVGAETPAVRRGWRTPQWALAAAAGLALAVATPVLMERMGPVGGSDVAIDEAEVTAMLTETLPSPWFGDEGTVAGAPVLDDLSDDALLQLLEEMD
- a CDS encoding sigma-70 family RNA polymerase sigma factor translates to MTNEAPSPGEADQALIEAARRGDPAAFDRLVARHHEVAFRVAVGVLRDDDAAADAVQDAFVKAFGGLERFRGDARFRTWLLTIVMNEARGALRRRNRRRETALDDVGPVVDTAEAVDRTVVLRDEAARARRLVDMLPEKQRLAVTLRIDEGLGFREIGELIGSSEGAARVNYHHGIRRLREKMTDDDM
- a CDS encoding HU family DNA-binding protein — protein: MTKADLVEQVAEAIGPGITKKDCALVVDGFLNAVKLAMINGENIEIRGFGTFKVRRRKSRMARNPRTGEPVEVPARAVPVFKPSKHFSGKVARSQKKGA
- the carA gene encoding glutamine-hydrolyzing carbamoyl-phosphate synthase small subunit; the encoded protein is MSAPAYLLLEDGRRFDGVGLGAEATALGEVVFNTSITGYQEILTDPSYSGQLVTMTYPLQGNYGVNDEDRESSGPQVAGFIVREAARRPSNWRSQQSLHDYLVEHGITGIAEIDTRALTRHIRSKGAMRGAIAPADRAPDEVMESILAHPLMEGLDLACGVTTDQRYEVAAVGEERFHVLTYDFGVKAHSPRLLSERGCRVTVLPGATPADDIVALQPDGLFISNGPGDPAAVPHAHDAILRLSEAGVPIFGICLGQQLIARAFGARTYKLPFGHHGGNHPVANLDRGTVEITAQNHGFAVEAGEDREVPGAPRLRVTHRNLYDGTIEGIEHLDRPVFAVQYHPEAAPGPHDSRYLFDRFIALMEARKE
- a CDS encoding ribonuclease H; this translates as METVHVHADESCLGNQFRDRATPGGAGGLVELWRSDQWVRRDYWVSEPDTTNNRMALRSALELLAALRRPCRVRFVSDSQYLVKGAREWMPGWKRRGWKRKAGPIENLDLWQRLDVAMQSHDMTWEWVKGHAGHPRNEYANELATRAAREQNQSGGLVDSGFQGWLEGEREKGRYLDFFEFQAPAGG
- the lipB gene encoding lipoyl(octanoyl) transferase LipB — protein: MIDERRPLEVVRTGRLGYRSGLDLQAERVRARRAGEVPDTLYLVEHDPVLTLGTSTRSENLLLAEDELRARGYELAEVGRGGDVTYHGPGQLVGYPVLDLKPDRTDLHRYLRDLEEVLIRALAAFGLEAGREDGLTGVWLPEGKVAAIGVRVSSGWITSHGFALNVDPDLSRFGVIVPCGIADRAVTSMAQALGSAPDPARVEAAVVTAFSEVFDRRVVDQPPAGA
- a CDS encoding dihydrolipoamide acetyltransferase family protein gives rise to the protein MARIEVPMPQMGESIAEGTVSKWLKSLGDTVERDEPILEISTDKVDAEIPAPASGTLVAIEVEEGETVEVGTIVAFIDPEGGAPDAAAPASKPAAAEAPAAEPAAAPAASAPAASAPTAEPGSAEDRLRTRSTPVVRKIAEEHGIDIAQVAGSGHAGRVTKQDILDFIEKGGPAAAPAPAAAPAASKAPAAKPAASVEPSDFWKTFYGKVEHPEFPVRANDKVEPMDKIRRLTAEHMVLAKRVAPHVHSVIEIDFTSIDRIRAANKAKWKEQGARVSYTAFVAWACARLMHEFPMINATVSGNNIIYRKNVNLGMAVDLNPGLIVPVIHDADDLSLVGIGRKIIDLADRARSRKLQPSDVQGATFSITNPGVLGTLVGMPVIPKGTSAILGTGAIEKRVVVVEDEATGTDSIAVRKRSLFSIGYDHRLVDGADSARFLARLKDVLENFPEDA
- a CDS encoding alpha-ketoacid dehydrogenase subunit beta, with protein sequence MSKTSRGEPVTLLEAVAEALYEEMERDPTVFLLGEDIGTYGGAFKVTRGFLERFGERRVIDTPISEGGFTGAAAGAAHMGLRPVVEMQFMDFISPAYDVLTNYIATSAYRGAGPLPLVIRGPVGGGNRGGPFHSQNVEMAFFHTPGLQIVYPSTAYDAKGLLKAAIRSDAPVIFEEHKGLYRAPGLREVLPRDDYVVEIGKARTAREGADVTIVSYGAMVHRSLEAAERVAEADGVQVEVVDLRTLLPLDDASIVDSVKKTGRLLIVHEDTRTGGIAGEIAMRVSERAFEWLDAPMLRVTALDGPVPYAADLEDRFLPSVDDIVEAIRYLARY